In Portunus trituberculatus isolate SZX2019 chromosome 33, ASM1759143v1, whole genome shotgun sequence, the following proteins share a genomic window:
- the LOC123512190 gene encoding thioredoxin-like protein 4A, translating to MAEDTKWTVELLVLRVTTRSCRQVIRFGHDWDPTCMKMDEVLYNIAEKVKNFAVIYLVDITEVPDFNKMYELYDPCTCMFFFRNKHIMIDLGTGNNNKINWALEDKQEMIDIIETVYRGARKGRGLVVSPKDYSTKYRY from the coding sequence TGTTGGTGTTGAGAGTAACCACTCGCTCTTGCCGGCAGGTGATTCGCTTTGGTCATGACTGGGACCCAACCTGCATGAAGATGGATGAAGTTCTGTACAACATTGCTGAGAAGGTGAAGAATTTTGCTGTCATCTACCTGGTGGATATTACTGAGGTGCCGGACTTCAACAAGATGTACGAGTTGTACGACCCTTGCACCTGCATGTTTTTCTTCAGGAACAAGCACATCATGATTGATCTGGGCactggtaacaacaacaaaatcaactgGGCTCTagaagacaagcaagagatgaTTGACATAATTGAGACAGTATATCGTGGTGCAAGAAAAGGACGAGGTCTGGTGGTGTCGCCCAAAGACTATTCCACCAAGTACAGATACTGA
- the LOC123512268 gene encoding uncharacterized protein LOC123512268 → MPVVYRPGRRPREVPPNPARACWLPCIKWRWREVTVAAAGALNIGVAVASVAVSAVYHDRCLLHPRVPFGLAMHGAAQVVAVFGLGLGADVTEQLQYRLYRARLRQRGRRNKKKSFLYRKEHRVYKSLSVDNVRRKTFGFIPDERAVSGQAEAMWCVVARTFTALCTSLVLPLTLLGTIDIYGLKSRAIPPACHHTLLIFCQTIYSAYNVLYLIMLLMWFCCISCEPIVRGHANLPPKPPPIPKLSPEFEDRYKHPPGWAWLCWLRGLAGLIYMFLALPILEIGIIYLRLCSPHYIVPGWLLWQGAISTVCLATLFPIYCLPLKLGTKLFASLRVMACILAVAVVVWPPLGLLSVLAGWRERQDIILNTLGYCDPEFQLFTVVVAAILSLPLTCLLYAACLLLIAMVIVGIGILLFWGCCDEDISSDVGMVTRTHAKISLSSAECNGHTTRLNSQRGSGTEGEEWGYDRQSMGILPIHNGGHL, encoded by the exons ATGCCCGTTGTCTACCGTCCTG GGCGGCGCCCCAGGGAGGTTCCTCCGAATCCAGCACGGGCGTGTTGGCTGCCCTGCATTA AGTGGCGGTGGCGCGAAGTgactgtagcagcagcaggagccctCAACATTGGCGTGGCGGTAGCCAGTGTGGCGGTGTCGGCAGTCTACCACGACCgctgcctcctccacccacgCGTACCCTTCGGACTGGCCATGCATG GAGCGGcgcaggtggtggcagtgttcgGGTTGGGTCTCGGGGCTGACGTGACAGAACAACTGCAGTACAGGTTGTACAGGGCGAGGCTACGACAGCGAGgcagaaggaacaagaaaaaatctTTCCTGTACCGCAAGGAACACCGCGTATACAAAAGCCTCAGCGTGGACAACGTGCGGAGAAAGACGTTCGGCTTTATTCCCGACGAACGAGCCGTGAGCGGACAGGCTGAGgcgatgtggtgtgtggtggcgcGAACCTTCACCGCCCTATGCACCTCGCTGGTCCTGCCGCTCACTCTCCTCG GAACCATCGATATTTATGGGTTAAAAAGTCGTGCCATTCCACCAGCCTGCCACCATACACTCCTCATCTTCTGCCAAACTATCTACTCTGCTTACAATGTTCTCTATCTCATCATGCTGCTG ATGTGGTTTTGCTGCATCTCATGTGAACCCATCGTGCGGGGCCATGCCAACCTTCCCCCCAAGCCCCCTCCCATCCCAAAGCTTTCCCCAGAGTTTGAGGATCGCTACAAGCACCCACCAG GCTGGGCATGGCTGTGCTGGCTGCGTGGGTTGGCTGGCCTTATCTACATGTTCCTTGCCCTCCCTATCCTAGAGATTGGCATCATCTACCTACGGCTCTGTTCTCCACACTATATCGTGCCCGGCTGGCTGCTGTGGCAAG GAGCAATATCAACAGTATGTCTAGCAACCCTCTTCCCCATATACTGCTTGCCCCTGAAGCTTGGCACCAAATTGTTTGCTTCCCTCCGTGTCATGGCCTGCAtcctggctgtggctgtggtagtGTGGCCTCCTCTAG GCTTGCTGTctgtgctggctggctggagggaGAGACAAGATATCATCCTCAACACCTTGGGCTACTGCGACCCAGAGTTCCAGCTGttcacagtggtggtggcagccatTCTCAGCCTACCCCTGACCTGCCTCCTCTATGCTGCCTGTCTCCTCCTCATTGCCATGGTCATTGTGGGCATTGGCATTCTGCTGTTCTGGGGTTGCTGTGACGAGGACATCAGCAGTGACGTGGGAATGGTGACACGCACACATGCCAAAATTTCTCTATCCAGTGCAGAATGTAATGGCCACACCACCAGGCTGAACTCCCAGAGAGGAAGTGGCACTGAAGGGGAGGAGTGGGGCTATGATAGGCAGAGCATGGGTATTCTGCCTATACATAATGGAGGCCATCTCTGA